One Esox lucius isolate fEsoLuc1 chromosome 1, fEsoLuc1.pri, whole genome shotgun sequence genomic region harbors:
- the tmem91 gene encoding synapse differentiation-inducing gene protein 1-like — protein MPMESLDELQHPLLGGESPETDPRSPVTTCTPNGLFKGVLMRSEGDKTLPPLDRRGYCGGPGGRAGPQHPQTQPQLLHPSSLPSAPYPNAPFWGHPDALCLANKDYLETTFVDFHPGSSLERKLLAEAQQEVNSVSYSLEDDEDDLLPDYEDSSSDDFSDTESDGNFPLVIPQDYLGLAFFSMLCCFWPLGIAAFYLSQKTNKASAQGDFQGASAASRHALWLSVLSILFGIITYICAIAALISYLSGKPT, from the exons ATGCCGATGGAGAGCCTGGATGAACTGCAACATCCGCTCCTGGGAGGGGAGAGCCCAGAGACCGACCCCCGGAGCCCGGTTACCACCTGCACCCCTAACGGCTTGTTCAAGGGCGTCCTGATGAGGAGCGAGGGGGATAAGACACTGCCACCGCTGGACAGGAGAGGGTACTGCGGGGGGCCAGGAGGACGGGCGGGACCCCAGCACCCACAGACCCAGCCACAGCTGTTACACCCCAGCTCCCTCCCCAGCGCCCCGTACCCCAACGCCCCCTTCTGGGGCCACCCCGACGCCCTCTGCCTGGCGAACAAGGACTACCTCGAGACGACATTCGTGGACTTCCATCCCGGCTCGTCTCTGGAGAGGAAGCTGCTGGCTGAGGCCCAGCAGGAAGTCAACTCTGTCTCCTACAGCCTGGAGGACGACGAGGACGACCTGCTGCCCGACTACGAG GACTCTTCCAGCGATGACTTCAGCGACACAGAGAGCGACGGTAACTTCCCCCTGGTGATTCCCCAGGACTACCTGGGCCTCGCCTTCTTCTCCATGCTCTGCTGTTTCTGGCCACTGGGCATCGCTGCCTTTTACCTGTCTCAGAAG ACCAACAAGGCATCTGCACAGGGGGACTTCCAGGGAGCGAGCGCTGCCTCCCGCCATGCCCTGTGGCTCTCCGTCCTGTCCATCCTGTTCGGGATCATCACGTACATCTGTGCCATCGCTGCTCTGATCTCCTATCTGTCCGGGAAACCCACGTAA
- the exosc5 gene encoding exosome complex component RRP46, which translates to MEVCGSSNPTLREFGSEQNLLSRPDGSSSFVQGDTSVLAGVYGPAEVKVSKEIYDRATLEVVIQTKVGLPSVKERAREQCVRETCEAALLSTLNPRSSLTLILQVVHDDGSLLACFLNAACMALMDAGLPMSCLFAGVTCAIDGDGRIIIDPSAVQEKESRALMTFAIDSKERRVMMSSTKGSFTVHELHQCVAISQKASDNIFEFYRESVRRRYSKSV; encoded by the exons ATGGAGGTGTGTGGGTCTTCGAATCCTACTTTGAGGGAGTTCGGCAGTGAACAGAATTTACTTTCACGTCCAGATGGTTCTTCATCCTTCGTCCAAG GAGACACCAGCGTATTAGCAGGAGTGTATGGTCCGGCAGAGGTAAAAGTCAGTAAGGAGATTTATGATCGCGCTACCTTGGAAGTGGTCATTCAGACTAAAGTCGGCCTACCAA GCGTTAAAGAACGAGCCAGAGAACAGTGTGTGAGGGAGACGTGCGAGGCGGCTCTTCTCTCGACTCTTAATCCACGCTCATCCCTCACTCTCATTCTCCAAGTGGTCCATGATGATGGCTCC CTGTTGGCCTGCTTCCTGAACGCAGCCTGTATGGCCCTGATGGACGCAGGGCTGCCAATGAGCTGCCTGTTCGCTGGGGTCACCTGTGCAATCGATGGCGATGGCCGGATCATCATAGACCCAAGCGCAGTGCAGGAGAAG GAAAGTCGAGCTTTGATGACCTTTGCAATAGACAGTAAAGAGCGCAGAGTGATGATGTCGTCTACCAAAGGATCTTTTACAGTTCACGAG CTGCATCAGTGTGTAGCCATCAGCCAGAAAGCGTCAGACAACATCTTTGAGTTCTACAGAGAATCTGTCAGACGAAGGTACTCCAAGAGCGTCTGA